Below is a window of Candidatus Hydrogenedentota bacterium DNA.
GATATGCGCGCATCCGCCGGGGCGTCCTCGTCCGCCGTAATCTGGCGCGCTTCCGCCAGCAGTGGCGCAAACGACCCTGTCGCGCCTTCCGCATTGCCCAGCAGCATCACACGCGCCTCCTCGGAGCGGGCGGTCTGCAGAATCGTCGCGGCCGCCTCAAAGCGCCCGGGGCGTCCGGGCGCGGCCAGCGCTTCGGCGAGGCCCGCGATCATCGAAACGCTGTTTCCCGCCTCCGCAAGCCGCACGGCCATCGCCAGCACCTCCAGCCCATGTCCGGACGACACCGCGTCCGAAGCGATATAGGCCGCCAGGGCATCTTGCAAGTCCGCGGCGTTGCCGGGATTCAGCGAGCTCAGCGCCGCCGTGGCGACGTGACGTTGCCCGGCGTGGGCCAGAAGCGTCCGGCCAAGCGCCTCCGACGCGCGCGGATCGGTGGATTCGCCGAGCGAATAGGCCAGTTGCTGGGCGACCAATGCGTCGGCCGTATCCACCAGCGCGAGCAAGCGCTCCAGGAAAACGGGGTTGGCGTCCAGGCGCGATTCGGCCAGGCGAATCGCCTGCGCGATCACCCCGGGGTGGGGCGGCTCGAAGGCCTGCGCGAGCACCTGGTCCCGGAGCGCGTCCAGGCCCTCCAGGGCGTTCAGCGCATGCACCCGCGCCACCGGATTCGACGCGTCCCGGGCGATCGCTTCGAGCGGGGCGACCGAAGCCGGATCCTGCCGCTCGTAAATCAACTGGTGCGCCATGTCCCGAACCCAGCCGTTCGGACCCGCCAGCGTCGCCGCCAATTCCGGCCCGGACTTGGTGTCCAGCCGCTCGATCGGGCGCGGCCGCTGATCCGAGGGGAACACACGGTAGATGCGGCCCTTGTCATTCCCGTTCAGGAAATTGAAGCGCGCCTGGTCAACCTCCGAAACGTACTCCGTGTGCTCGATGTGCTCGCGGTACATATCCGCGATCCACAGCGCGCCGTCGGGACCCGTCCGCAGCATCACCGGGCGAAACCAGTTGTCCGTCGAGGCCAGAAATTCGCGCTCTTCTTCGCCCGCCGGCCGCCGCGCGTCGAAGGTCGCCCCGTTCGGCGTCAATTCCATGCGCAGGATCAGATTGTGCACCGGCTCGGCGATAAACGCGTTTCCGTAGAAGGCCTCGCCCAGCAACGTGTCGCGATAGAGATCGAGCCCGCACACGGACGTAAACTTGTTCGCGTTGTAGTGCTCGTTAAAACGCGTCACCAGGCGGCTGATCGCGAAGGCGTCCCGGTGGGGAAAGGCCGTGTGGTTTGCGAAGGGAAACGGGTAATGCGGATTCCGCCGCGCGTATTCCTCCTTCAGGGTGAAGTGGAAGAGCGGGTTGGAGTTGCTGCACCCGAACCAGTTGCCGAAATCGTCCATCGCCCGGCCATATTGCGTCTGGCCCTTCTGGCCCTCCAGGGCGCCGGTGTCCGGGTTGAACCGGAAATCGCGGCCGCGCAGGCTCAGCGTATCGTCGCTCTTCACCGACTCGATATCGCCCGAACTGTCGCCGTTCGCCCCGTAAATCCAGTTGTCCAGGCCCCAGCGCAGCCCGTTTACGCGGTGCTGCTGGTTGCCCTCGCCAAAGCCCGTATACAGAACCTCCTTCACATCCGCCACGTCGTCGCCGTTGGTGTCCTTCAGATAGAAGATCTCCGGCGCGCACGTCACGAGCAGCCCCCCGCGCCAGGGGTGGCAGCCCGCGGCAAAGGCCATGCCGTCGTAATACACCGTGGATCGGTCGTAGATGCCGTCGCCGTCGTCGTCGCGCAACAGGCGGATGCGGCTGCCCGGCGCACCCTGGCCATCGAGACCCTCGGGGTAATCGCGCATTTCCACGACAAACAATCCGCCGTCCGGCGCCCACGCCAGCGTGATGGGGTCAACCACCAGCGGCTCCGCGGCCACCAGCTCCACCGTAAAGCCCGGGCGCACCGACATCGAGGCGAGCGAGGCCTGGGGCGACCGCGCCTCGGGCGTCACCGTGCCGAGCAAGTCGTTAAAGGAGCGCCGGTCGACCAGATCCGGCAGTTTCGAGGTCGTCTCGTTCATCACCCACAGATGCCGGGAATGAAACCACGCGCCGTTGTTCTCGCCGTTCACGGTGATAGGGGGGAGGGCCTCGCCCTCCGGCAGAATGGAATCGCCCCAACCCGTTCCCTTCGATCCGAACAGATAGACGCCGCCGCCGTTTTCGTTCGAAAGGATCACGTCCGCGTCACCATCCGGCTCCAGGTCCACGAAACGCACGCCGAGATCGCGGCCATCCGTATCGGCGAGGCGCACGCCATCGGGCAGGGCATACGGCAGCCGCTCCCATCCGCCCGACCAGCGGTACACCTCGCCGCTTGCGCCGAGCACGAGTTCCGGCGCGCCGTCGCCATCCAGATCCCGAAAACGCACGCCCGCGTCCTGGCCCGCCTGCGCGACCGGCAGCGACCGCGTGGCCGCCGCCATGTCCGGCAGCTCCGACCAGCCTTCGCGCGTCCAGGCCCAGGCCCCCGATTGGGCGCCGTTCGGCAGCAGCGCGATCACGGACCCGCGTTCATCCAGGTTCGCGGCCAGCCGCACGCCGCTCGGCCGCCCGTCCGCATCGACAAACCGGAACGGCAGCGTCTGCTCGATCCAGGTGTTCGCGTTCGGGTTCCAGGTGCGCGCCGTCTGGGCGATCGCGTTGCCCGTCAGGACATCCAGATAGCCGTCGTCGTTGATATCCAGGAGGCGCACGCCGTTGTCCCGGCCCTGCGCGTCACGCAGCGGCTGTCCGGCCAGCAGGTGCTGGTCGATCCGCTGCTGGATCTCCGCGAAATTCAGAAACTTCACCTTGTTTCCGTGCTTTGCCACGGCATGGTCTATCAACTCCACCACCTGCATGTTTTCGATCCAGCCGTGCGGGTGAAAGACCAGGGTGTACACCCCTTTTTTCGCGACCGCCACATCGATCGCGGCCTGCATGTCCGCCACGGACCGCGGCGCGTTCACGCCGTTCAGGTTCTGCGCCTCCCAGTCGCTCGGAACCATCGCCGGGAACTCCCATAGGACCCGGTTAATGACGTAGGGATACGGGTAGTCCTCAATCGTGTTCACGAAGGAAGGAAAAGGCACATACTTCCGGAAACGCTCCGTTCCATCCGGATCCAGCACCAGTTCGCGCGGCAGTTCCGGGTCGTTCGGCGTGGTGATATTGAACACGGACGAGTCTATCGTAAGAAAGGCGCCGTCGCGCGTCGTTTTGTCCATAATCCCGCTGTAAAAGCGCGGGCTGGGCGTGTTCTGTGAATCGCAGCACGGCATCCGGTAGGCCACCGCCTGGTTTCCCGGTATCTGGTTCAGGAGCGTCGTGCAGTCGTGCACATTGTCGCTCGCCCATTGAAAACCCTGCTCGTTCAACAAGGGACACGGATGGGTGATGGTGTGAACGTCAATCGAACAGCCTTCCGCGAGCAATCCCTGCAAAAGCGGGTCCGCGGAATCCGGCTTGTTTGCGAAGATGGTCACCGGCGCCCGCCCGTCAATCCGCTTGAGCCGGTCCAGAATCGGGCGCAGGTAGCCCTCATACTTCGCGGCGTCGCTCATGTCGTCGATCGACAGCACGATCACCGCCTCGACGTCCGGCTCCCCGACCCACATGGGCGTGGTCAGTTTCGGGAAAGTCCGCGAGACGTAGTACGGGTCCGTCTCGTCAAGATACACCAGGCGGTTCGCGTCCGATGCGCCCGCGATGCCGGCGACAAACGCCGCAAGCAGCGCCGGGAGGGAGTAGCGGAGGGAAAACAGAGAAGAATGCATGAAATCTCGGTCCTTGCGCCCGCGCGGGGCGTTCAACAGCGGGGAATCGGGCCGGGCAGCCGCCCGAAAGCAGGCCCCAATCTATAAGAAGTGTCCCGCGCGTATCAACGCGGGCCGCATCGGCGGGCGGGAGCGGGGGAGCGAAGCCCCCGTGTGCGGGCCGGCGGCGCCTTTATTCTTCCGCGGAAATACGCTAGAATCGGCCTTTGTAATTGCGCGGGCGCCCCTTCGGCCCCCGCTGGCGCAAACTGGAGAAAACACCATGCATCTGACCCACTTTAACGCTCCCCGCGGGTTCCGCCGCGCCTGTCTGGCCGCTTCGGTCGCCCTGGCGGCCCCCGCGGCCCTGGCGCAACCGGCCGGCTTCGAGGCCCTCTTCAACGGCCAGAACCTGGAAGGCTGGTACGGCAACAACCCGCACACCACCCTCAAGGGGACCATCCACGATCAGTTTGCCTCGATCGCGCTCCAGCAGGAGGAATTCAAACAGCACTGGAGCATCGAGAATGGCGAATTCGTGAACGATGGCCACGGGCCCTACGCGACCACACTGAAGAGCTACGGCGACGTCGAATTCCACGTCGAATACCGCACTGTGCCCCTCGCCGACAGCGGCATCTACCTGCGGGGCACCCCCCAGGTCCAGATCTGGGACTACACCGAGGAGAAAAAGTTCAACATCGGCGCGGACAAGGGTTCCGGCGGCCTCTGGAACAACAGCCCCGACACCCCCGGCAAGGACCCGCTCGTGCGCGCGGACAAGCCCTTCGGCGAGTGGAACGCCTTCAAGATCCGCCAGCTCGGCGCACGCACCACGGTACACCTGAACGATCAGCTGGTGGTCGACAACGCCATCATGGAGAACTTCTGGGACCGCTCGAAGCCCCTCCCGGCGACCGGCCCCATTCATCTCCAGACGCACGGCGGCGAAATCCGCTGGCGGAACATCTTCGTCCGCGAAATCCCCGCGGAAGAGGCCAACGCCCTGCTGCGCGGTGACGACGCGGCGGACGGCTTCACGCCAGTCTTCAACGGCAAGGATCTCAGCGGCTGGGCCGGCGCGCTGGACAACTATGAAGTCCGCGACGGCGCGATCATCTGCAAGCCCGACCACGGCGGCGTGCTGCACACCGAGGAGTCCTACAGTGACTTCGTGGTGCGGCTCGAGTTCAAGCTGCCGCCCGCCGGCAACAATGGACTTGCAATCCGCTACCCCGGTTCCGGCGGCGCCAGCTATGACGGCATGACCGAACTCCAGATCCTCGACAACACCGCGGAGGTCTACAACCAACTGGATTCGCGACAGTACCACGGCTCGGCCTACGGGATGGCGCCCGCCCACCGCGGCTACCTACGGCCCGTGGGCGAATGGAACTACCAGGAAGTGACCGTGGTCGGCTCGAAGATCCGCGTCGAGCTGAACGGAACCGTGATCCTGGACACCGACCTCGGCCCGGTGACGGAATTCATGGACGGCAAGCCGCACCCCGGAAAAGACCTGAAGGAAGGGCATTTCGGATTTGCCGGCCACAACGACCCCGTCATGTTCCGGAATATCGCCATCAAGAAGCTCAACGGATAGCGATCTGACCGACGAAGCGTAGAACGGGACGGCAGCGACGACAGAGACATCAGCAGCACGCATTCGCGTGGCTTACTGGTGTCCCTGAAGTCCCTGCCGTCCCTGTTTTTCTGCAATGCGGACCGCCGCCCCGAATTCAACCAACGCGTGCGGGCTTACGCCATGCCGAAGAGCGCTTTCGCGAAATCCTCGGAAAACGGCTTGCCCGGATCATAGCCGCGCACCCACTCGCCGTTGATCACGAGATATGGCACGCCCAGCTTGCCGGTCTTCTGTTCCAGCGTTTCGCCATGGTGCGGCTCTTCCCGGATGTCACGGTTCTCGAAATGGATACCGTGGCGCTCCATAAAGGCCTTCAGGTGCTGGCAATCCCCGCACAGTTTCGCCGAATACATGATGATGTCGTGTTTGTTCATAGGCTGCACTCCTTCGACTCTTGCGTATACACCATAAAACAATCGTTGGCCCGGATTATTCCTCGACCGCGGCCCGCTCCCGGAAGCGCCGGTATATCCCCCCGAACGCGCCGTTGCTTAGAATGAGCACGATGTCGCCCGATTGGCCCGTCTCGGCGATGTGGTCCGCCAGGGCGTTCGTGTCGTCCTCGACCCGCGCCAACGTCCCCGATTTGGTCAACACCTCGGCCAGCCGCGCCCGGTCGAGCCGCTCGGTGGCGGGAATCTGCTCGCCGCGATAGATGGGCCCCAGGTACACCTCGCCCGCGCCGGCGAAACAGCGCTGGAGATCGTCAAAAAAGCGATTGGTCACCGTCGTGTTGCTACGCGGCTCGAACAATACGCGCAGACGGCGGTCCGGCCAGCGCAGGCGCGTCCCGGCGATGGTTTCGGCAATCGCCGTGGGGTGGTGCGCGAAATCATCGATATAGGTTACGCCGCCCGCCTCCAGAAAAACCTCCATCCGCCGTTTCACCCCGCGAAACGAGGCGATTCCCGACGCGATGGCCTCCGGCGTGGCGCCAAAATAATCCGCAGCCGCAATCGCCGCCAGCACATTCTGCAGGTTGTGGCGTCCGGTCAGGACGGTCTCGATTTCCCCCCAGGGCGCCCCGCCCGCGAACACGGCCATCCGCTGCCGGCCCTCGGCCACGCCGCGCAGTTCCCCGCGCCAGTGGGCGTCGGCGGAAAACCCGTACGTGGTCACCGCCGAGAAGGCGTGCGCCGCCAGGCTCACTGCGTGGTTGTCCGCGCAGCAGATCAGGCGCCCCTCCGCGGGAATCTGGCGCAGCATCCGCTGAAAGGCCAGCTCGATCGCCGCAAGATCCGGGTAGATGTCGCCGTGATCAAACTCCAGCGACGTAACCACCGCCACCTCGGGCAGATAATGGAAGAACTTGGCGCGCTTGTCGAAGAATGCCGTGTCGTATTCGTCACCCTCGATCACAAAAGGCGCGCCCGCCGGGCCCAACGCCGCGGAGTGGGGGAAATCCAGCGGCTGGCCGCCGATCAGGTAGCCGGGGTTGAGACCGCAGGCGGAAAGCACGTGCGCCGCAATCGCCGTCGTCGTCGTTTTCCCATGCGTGCCGCAAATCGCCACCGGACGCCGCGCGCGCAGGACATGTTCCTTCATCCACTCCGGCAGGCTCATGTAGCGCATCCGCCGGGACAGCGCGGCCTCCACTTCGGCGTTGCCCCGGCTCAGTACGTTCCCCAGCAGCACCACGTCGGGGTTCCAGTCCAGGTTTTCCGCCGCATAGCCCTGCGCCACCGGCACGCCCAGCGCCGCGACCATGTCCGAGGTGGGCGGGTAGAGGGGGTTGTCGCTCCCGCGCACCGCCCAGCCCGCCTCCAGCGCCAGGCGCGCCCCGGCCACCATCGCCGTGCCGCCTATTCCGGAAAAGTGCACGCTGGGCTTCGCAGGCATAGATATCTCCACTTCAAAAGATTAACAGTCGGTTCAAGCGCGCGAAGTATAACAAATTCCGCACAACCCCACCCCGTCCACCCCGTCCACGCTGTCCATCCCGTCCACTCCGTCCACTCCGTCCACTCCGTCCCGCCTCCAACCCGTCCACGCTGTCCATCCCGTCCACTCCGTCCCGCCTCCAACCCGACCCTAACCCGCCGCGACCTTCCCCGGCCCGAAGGGCCAGCGCAGCCACAGCCCGGGGCAAAGCGAGTTCGCGCCCACGGCGCGGACGAGCGACGCCCCGGGATCACGCAGCCCCCCACGGAATGCGCCCTGAAAGGGCAGCGCAGCCCCTACCCGCCCGACGCCTTTCCACGACCCGCGCGCATCTGCACATAGAACCCCAGCATCCCCAGCAGCGCCCAGGCCAGAAACGCGCCCCAGCCGAGATAGGGTATCGGCGGCAGCGTCTCGCCGAGCTCGCGGGCGGGCTCGGGAATGTGCTCCAGCCAACCCTGGTCCCGCGCGATCACCAGGCCCGCCTGCGTTAACAGCATCGACCCGATCGCCGCCGTCGCCAACGCCATCACCGGCCGCTCGATCAGCAACGCCAGAAAGCCGCCCGCCAGCCCCAGGCCCACCACCGCCCACAACGCCCAGGCCTCGGGCCGATCCTGAAACACGGCGTACGCCACCAGAGCCGCCCCCACCGTGCCCAGGCAGAAGATTCCCGTCTTATAGAGAAAAAACAGGGCCATGGCCCCGCAGATCCCGCCAACCAACAAGGCAATCCCCATGCCGATCAGGTTCCCGTAGCTCAGAAACCCCACGAGGGACGCCGCCGCGCTGCCGGCCAGCAGGAACCCGGTCAACCCCAGAATGAACTTCAGGATCCGGTACCCCAGAAAACAGTAAAGCCCCCCAGCGATCACCAGCCCCACCAGCACCAGCCGCGCCTGCTCCGGAGGAACGTCTTCCAATCGTGTCGTAAGCAATGCTTCCATGCGAAATCCTTGCCGTAAGCAGCCAGTATACCCGTTCCCCGCGCAACAGCCCAACAACGCGCAAATTGAAACGCCGCCGGCGCTTTGCTACAATGCACGGTTTCCCGAGCCCCCCACCGTCAAAGGGGCCAAGACAAATCATTTCAATCCCTTACGCGAAATAGCCCCGGCGGCTTCGCGGCGGGAGCACGGTTGAAAAACCCCGGCCCGGCGCCGGGTCATAATGGAGAATGCGTGCTGTGCCTACCTATTCCTATGAGTGCGGCGGTTGCGGTCATGTGTTTGACGTGTTCCACGGGATTTCGGCGGAGCCCAAGATAGCCTGCGAGTCGTGCGGCAAGCGCTGCCGCCGCCTGCTCGGCACCGGCGCCGGCATCATTTTCAAGGGATCCGGCTTCTACGAAACCGATTTCAAGGAGAAGAAGGGCAAGGCTCCCGAAAAAAGCGGCGAAAGCAAGGCGAAAAGCGGGGAAGCGAAGACCGGTTCAGAAACCCCCAAGAAGAGCGACGCGCCCAAGAAGGCCGCCAACAGCTAGCTGCGCATAATACAGCCGCGATTCCGGACGCCCGCTGCGCATACTCCCGGTGCTCATAATACCGGGCGCAGGGCCCGGCCGGAGATTCGCCCATGAGCACCACGATCCTGGAAAGTCCCGTCCTCATGTCCATGACCGACGAAATACGCGCCCTCAACGACGCGCACATTATCAACACCTACGGCGCGCGCAAGGTCGCGCTGGCCCGGGGTGAAGGGATGCGCCTGTGGGACGTCGAAGGGCGGGAATACCTGGACTTCTTCGCCGGCATCGCTGTGTGCAATCTCGGCCATTGCCACCCGGGCGTGACCGAGGCCATCTGCAACCAGGCCCGCAAGCTGGTTCACGTCTCGAATCTATACTACATTGAGCCACAAACCCTGCTCGCCGCCGCGCTGAGCCGCCATTGCTTTGCGGAGAAGTGGTTCTTCTGCAATGGCGGGGCCGAGGCCAACGAGGCCGCCATCAAGCTGGCGCGGCGCTACTGGCACAAGCAGGGAACCCCGAAACCCCACTTCATTACGGCGCAGGCGTCATTCCACGGGCGCACCCTCGCCACAGTGACGGCCACGGGGCAGCCCAAGTACCACGAGGGCTTCGCGCCCCTGCCGCAGGGCTTCAGCTACGTCCCCTTTGGCGACCTGGCCGCGCTCGAAGCCGCCATCACCCCGGAAACCGGCGCCATCCTGCTCGAACCCATCCAGGGCGAGGGCGGCGTGCGCACGCCCCCGGAGGGCTACTGGCCCGCCGTGCGGAAATTGTGCGACGACCGCGGCATCCTGCTCATCCTCGACGAGGTGCAGACCGGGCTCGGGCGCACGGGCACGCTTTTCGCCCACCAGGGCTACGGCATCACCCCGGACATCATGACCCTCGCCAAAGGCCTCGGAAACGGCCTCCCGATTGGCGCGATGGGCTGCACCGATCGGGTTTCCGTGGGCTTCGAACCGGGGTCGCACGCCTGCACCTTCGGCGGCAATCCCCTCAGCGCCGCCGCCGCCGTGGCCACCATCAGCGCCCTCACCGCCCCGGGATTTCTCGAGGGCGTGGGGGAGAAGATCGCCTATTTGTTCGACCGCCTGAAGGAGGTCGCCGCCGGCTGTCCCTCGGTTATCGAAGTGCGTGGCAAGGGCCTCATGGCGGGCATCGAATTCAACCAGCCCGTGGCGCCGCTCGTGGGCAACCTCATAGAAGCGGGAATCATCTGCGGCCCGGCCGGCCCCAATGTCCTGCGATTCCTGCCCCCCCTCATCGTGGAAAAGGAACACATTGACCGGATGATCGCCATCCTCAAGACCTGTCTGGGAGAGTTGCAGTGGTAAAGAAAGATTTTATCTCCCTCGCGGATTACACCGGCGAGGAGATCGTCGCCCTCCTGGATCTGGCGGATGACCTGAAGCAGAAACAGCGGAACCGAATTCCGCACCGCCTCCTCGAAGGCAAGACGCTGGCCATGATCTTCGAGAAGCCCAGCCTGCGCACGCGCGTCACCTTCCACACGGGCATGTTCCAGCTCGGCGGAGACTCCGTGCTCATCGAGACCACCCTGGGCGCCCGGGAGTCCGTTCCCGATGTGGCCCGCAACCTCGCCCGCTGGGTCGACGGCATCATGGCGCGCACCTACCGCCACTCCGACGTGCTCCAGCTCGCGGAGTTTGCGGGTGTCCCCGTCATCAACGCGCTGACCGATCGGCTGCACCCCTGCCAGATCCTGGCGGACGCCCAGACCTTCCGGGAACACCGGGGCAGCGACTTCGCCAACATGAAGCTTGCCTTCGTGGGGGATGGCAACAACGTATTCCATTCCTGGGCCCATTTCGCCGCAAAACTCCCGATCAGCCTGACCCTCGTGTGCCCGCCGGGCTACGAACCCGACGCGGATATCATCGCCGAGGCGCGCAGGACCGCCCGGGGAACCATTGAGATAACCCACGAGGTCGCGGCCGGCGTTCGCGACGCCGATGCGGTCTATACCGACGTCTGGGCCAGCATGGGCCAGGAGAAGGAGACCATCGAGCGGGAACGCGCCTTCGCCCCCTACCAGGTGAACGACGCCCTGATGGCCCACGCCCGCAAGGACGCGCTCTTCATGCACTGCCTGCCGGCACACCGCGGAAGCGAAGTCACCGACAGCGTGATCGATGCCCCGACGTCCGTCGTGTTCGACCAGGCCGAAAACCGCCTGCACGCGCAAAAAGCCGTCCTCGCAACGCTCATGGCCTGACCCAAGCATCCAGACTTTCCTGCCTGAGAAAGAGACGGGGCCCCAGTCATTCCTGAGTAACCCTTTCCCATTCCGATTGAAAAAAATGAACGCCAGCAGTACAATAGCGCGGGGAAAACCCGGCCAGATCACCCTTCGGGTAATGGCCCGCAATGGCGTCCCTGCCGTCCCTGCCGTCCCTGAAGTCTCTGAAGTCCCTGAAGTCCCTGAAGTCTCTGCCGTCCCTGAAAAACCTGCGAGGCCCGCATAGCCTCCGACAGCGCCCCGGCGCCCAATACACCACGAAGCACAACAAGGACCCCCAACCACCATGGCCAAAGACGTCAAGAAGATCGTGCTCGCCTACTCCGGCGGCCTCGACACCTCCATCATCCTCAAGTGGCTCCAGGAGACCTACCAGGCCGACGTCGTCGCCTTCATCGCCGACGTGGGCCAGGGCGAAGAGACTGAACCCGCCCGCCAGAAGGCCATCGCCACCGGCGCCAGCGAAATCGTCGTGAGCGATCTCCGGCGCGAGTTCGTGCGCGATTTTGTTTTCCCCGCCATGCGCGCCAACGCCATCTACGAGGGCGTCTATCTCCTCGGCACCAGCGTCGCCCGGCCCATCATCGCCAAGGAGCAGATCCGCATCCTCCGCGAGACCGGCGCCGACGCCGTCTCCCACGGGGCCACGGGCAAGGGCAATGACCAGGTCCGCTTCGAGCTCACCTGCTACGCCATGGAGCCCGGTGTCACCATCATCGCCCCCTGGCGCGACCCCAAGTGGACCCTGAACAGCCGCGAGAAGATGGTCGCCTACGCCGAGAAGCACGGCATCGAGGTGCCGGCCTCCAAGCGCGAGAAGGCGCCCTACTCCATGGACCGCAACCTCCTTCATATCTCCTACGAGGGCGGCGTGCTGGAAGATCCCTGGAACGAGCCCAGCGAAGACATGTTCCGCCTCTCGGTCGACCCGCGCCAGGCCCCCGATGAACCGGCCTACGTGGAAATTGACTTCGAAGAGGGCACGCCCGTCGCCGTCAACGGAAAGCGCCTGGAGCCGGAAGACCTCCTGGCCGAGCTCAACGCCCTCGGCGGCGCCAATGGCGTCGGCCGCGTCGACCTGGTCGAAAACCGCTTCGTCGGCATGAAGTCCCGCGGCGTCTACGAGACACCCGGCGGAACCATCCTCTACGCCGCCCACCGCGCCGTGGAATCGCTCACCATGGACCGCGAGGTCATGCTGCAGCGCGACCAGCTTTCCCCCAAAATCGCCCAGCTTATCTACAACGGCTTCTGGTTCTCGCCCGAGTTCGACGCGCTCATGACCTTCGTCAACAAGACCCAGGAGAACGTCACCGGCACGGCCCGCATCCGCCTCTACAAGGGCAACTGCACCGTCGTCGGACGCAAGGCCGCCCGCTCGCTCTATGACGAAAAGATCACCACGTTCGAGGAAGACGAGGGCGCCTACAACCAGCTCGACGCCACCGGCTTCATCAACCTGAACGCCCTGCGACTCCGCGTCCGCAACCGCGCCGGCCTCTTCAACGAATAGCTTTCGCGTGGCGCGCGCGGCGCGCCATGGGTTGAAATTCCAGGATGGGTTCCTTGTGGCCGGTCAACGTGTGCGCCCCCCGCGACGTTGACCGGCCCCTGTATTCGACGCGGGCGCGGTCGAGGATTAAGACATTTTCTGCGCCCGAATTTGCCGAAACCGCCCCGAGTTTCTCGCAATCCCGCGTTTCTGCGCCGCCAGAGACCGATCTTTTCCACAGGTTTTCCACCGGCCCGCCACAACGGCCCGGCGCGGTGTAATATCCTGCATACACAGCTGTAAGTATCTGCAAAACAATGCTTTGAGGCTTCGACTAATTTTTGGCGATTCCAGGCCACTTGCGCCGAAATCCCTCCTAAGCCCAAGTAATTCACCGGCTTCCGCGCCTTTTGTGTGGGTTTCGTGAGCCCTGCCGAAAACTGCCGACGCCATCCGAATGGCGCCACCGAAAAGAGGAGAACCTATCCCATGCGGGTAATCGCCGGCAATGCCCGAGGCAGACGCCTGCTCACGCCGCCCGGAGATCGGGTGCGGCCCACACTCGACCGGGTTCGGGAAGCCCTCTTCAACATCCTGGCGCCCCAACTCCCCGGCGCCCGCTTCCTCGACCTCTTCGCCGGAAGCGGCGCCAACGGCATCGAAGCCCTCAGCCGCGGCGCCGCCGAGGCCGTCTTTGTGGACGATCACCCGCAATCCCTGGCCTGCCTGGAAAAAAATCTGGAAACCACCGGCTTCAAGCCCCAATCCCGCGTGCTCCGCTACCGCCTCCCCG
It encodes the following:
- a CDS encoding c-type cytochrome; protein product: MHSSLFSLRYSLPALLAAFVAGIAGASDANRLVYLDETDPYYVSRTFPKLTTPMWVGEPDVEAVIVLSIDDMSDAAKYEGYLRPILDRLKRIDGRAPVTIFANKPDSADPLLQGLLAEGCSIDVHTITHPCPLLNEQGFQWASDNVHDCTTLLNQIPGNQAVAYRMPCCDSQNTPSPRFYSGIMDKTTRDGAFLTIDSSVFNITTPNDPELPRELVLDPDGTERFRKYVPFPSFVNTIEDYPYPYVINRVLWEFPAMVPSDWEAQNLNGVNAPRSVADMQAAIDVAVAKKGVYTLVFHPHGWIENMQVVELIDHAVAKHGNKVKFLNFAEIQQRIDQHLLAGQPLRDAQGRDNGVRLLDINDDGYLDVLTGNAIAQTARTWNPNANTWIEQTLPFRFVDADGRPSGVRLAANLDERGSVIALLPNGAQSGAWAWTREGWSELPDMAAATRSLPVAQAGQDAGVRFRDLDGDGAPELVLGASGEVYRWSGGWERLPYALPDGVRLADTDGRDLGVRFVDLEPDGDADVILSNENGGGVYLFGSKGTGWGDSILPEGEALPPITVNGENNGAWFHSRHLWVMNETTSKLPDLVDRRSFNDLLGTVTPEARSPQASLASMSVRPGFTVELVAAEPLVVDPITLAWAPDGGLFVVEMRDYPEGLDGQGAPGSRIRLLRDDDGDGIYDRSTVYYDGMAFAAGCHPWRGGLLVTCAPEIFYLKDTNGDDVADVKEVLYTGFGEGNQQHRVNGLRWGLDNWIYGANGDSSGDIESVKSDDTLSLRGRDFRFNPDTGALEGQKGQTQYGRAMDDFGNWFGCSNSNPLFHFTLKEEYARRNPHYPFPFANHTAFPHRDAFAISRLVTRFNEHYNANKFTSVCGLDLYRDTLLGEAFYGNAFIAEPVHNLILRMELTPNGATFDARRPAGEEEREFLASTDNWFRPVMLRTGPDGALWIADMYREHIEHTEYVSEVDQARFNFLNGNDKGRIYRVFPSDQRPRPIERLDTKSGPELAATLAGPNGWVRDMAHQLIYERQDPASVAPLEAIARDASNPVARVHALNALEGLDALRDQVLAQAFEPPHPGVIAQAIRLAESRLDANPVFLERLLALVDTADALVAQQLAYSLGESTDPRASEALGRTLLAHAGQRHVATAALSSLNPGNAADLQDALAAYIASDAVSSGHGLEVLAMAVRLAEAGNSVSMIAGLAEALAAPGRPGRFEAAATILQTARSEEARVMLLGNAEGATGSFAPLLAEARQITADEDAPADARISALALAGREPSQREADITLAVSLIDPRTSLDVARAAIDAVIRGAGAGGATVLLESWAKYTHAMRGQVLGALLARPDGVEAVVAGLESGSISPRQMDAEHRQMLLTSQDAGIRARVEQVLAGLINRDRAGVIETYLAAAEMTGDPALGRPIYEERCATCHQMADVGFPVGPDLAAAGSSTFETLVTAILDPNRAVEGRYTPYTVETHDFESFSGVLAGESANSVTLINAGGVEQTVLRDNISSMTAGDQSIMPEGLEEGLTPQDFAHLIAYIRGPNQAPKAFPGNTPTVVRPGADGALELLATNAEIHGATLVYEVTYRNLGYWSSTSDHAAWTVDAPAAGAYEAVMEYCSDDSAAGNTFRLEAGANVLTGTVRGTGTWDNYRTVPIGRVVLREGEQRIVFRSDGAIRGNLLDLRGIRLTPVE
- a CDS encoding glutaredoxin family protein codes for the protein MNKHDIIMYSAKLCGDCQHLKAFMERHGIHFENRDIREEPHHGETLEQKTGKLGVPYLVINGEWVRGYDPGKPFSEDFAKALFGMA
- a CDS encoding DUF1080 domain-containing protein, which codes for MHLTHFNAPRGFRRACLAASVALAAPAALAQPAGFEALFNGQNLEGWYGNNPHTTLKGTIHDQFASIALQQEEFKQHWSIENGEFVNDGHGPYATTLKSYGDVEFHVEYRTVPLADSGIYLRGTPQVQIWDYTEEKKFNIGADKGSGGLWNNSPDTPGKDPLVRADKPFGEWNAFKIRQLGARTTVHLNDQLVVDNAIMENFWDRSKPLPATGPIHLQTHGGEIRWRNIFVREIPAEEANALLRGDDAADGFTPVFNGKDLSGWAGALDNYEVRDGAIICKPDHGGVLHTEESYSDFVVRLEFKLPPAGNNGLAIRYPGSGGASYDGMTELQILDNTAEVYNQLDSRQYHGSAYGMAPAHRGYLRPVGEWNYQEVTVVGSKIRVELNGTVILDTDLGPVTEFMDGKPHPGKDLKEGHFGFAGHNDPVMFRNIAIKKLNG